The Prionailurus bengalensis isolate Pbe53 chromosome A3, Fcat_Pben_1.1_paternal_pri, whole genome shotgun sequence genome includes a window with the following:
- the SLC17A9 gene encoding solute carrier family 17 member 9 isoform X1 yields MRAGAAGRWTLTAAGGAQGGDRMCAPPHPPSLCGGRPGATRPKSRAPDGSTAGTDTWPWAALPRVGWRGGRPTWTRCARGRLPPMQPLPPEEARRDGAEDAQWSRPECQAWTGTLLLGTGLLYCARVSVPVCAVSMSQDFGWNKKEAGVVLSSFFWGYCLTQVVGGHLGDRIGGEKVILLSASAWGFITAATPLLARLSSAHLVLMTFSRILTGLLQGVYFPALTSLLSQKVRESERAFTYSAVGAGSQFGTLVTGAVGSLLLDRYGWPSVFYLSGGLTLLWVCYVHRSHPGLGRSGARPAGVQAHQSSLETAFPEALCLGSHLCSAVVRVRSLHPPLLAADLLQGDVPQLQGLGLQRGALAGGHPRRSVQRVPLRPSHQSGLQNHHCSEVHAGREVECSRDLRVVTPPSPDPESIRRCPGSVLGAGLADLRPFSQLCPPRPPHTSLGLGRPHSPLVGQVGVSYPLGRPGRGFPSDLAQCAPGGPGRSPVGRHQSSLPQVMGLGLSSVFALCLGHTSSFCKSVVFASASIGLQTFNHSGISVNIQDLAPSCAGFLFGVANTAGALAGVVGVCLGGYLIETTGSWTSMFSLVAAISSLGLCIFLLFGEAQRVDLSPTHEDL; encoded by the exons GAATGTGTGCCCCGCCCCACCCGCCCTCCCTCTGCGGTGGCCGTCCGGGGGCGACACGTCCTAAGAGCAGAGCGCCAGACGGAAGCACGGCCGGGACTGACACGTGGCCTTGGGCGGCGCTGCCCCGTGTGGGTTGGAGAGGCGGGCGCCCGACCTGGACGCGCTGCGCCCGCGGACGGCTGCCCCCGATGCAGCCGCTGCCACCGGAGGAGGCCCGCAGGGACGGGGCTGAGGACGCCCAGTGGTCCAG GCCCGAGTGCCAGGCATGGACGGGGACGCTGCTGCTGGGCACGGGCCTGCTGTACTGCGCCCGGGTCAGCGTGCCCGTGTGCGCCGTCTCCATGAGCCAGGACTTCGGCTGGAACAAGAAGGAAGCCGGCGTCGTGCTCAGCAGCTTCTTCTGGGGCTACTGCCTGACTCAGGTGGTGGGCGGCCACCTGGGGGACCG GATCGGGGGTGAGAAGGTCATCCTGCTGTCCGCCTCCGCCTGGGGCTTCATCACTGCCGCCACTCCGCTGCTCGCCCGCCTCAGCAGTGCTCACCTGGTCCTCATGACCTTCTCGCGCATCCTCACGGGCTTGCTCCAAG GGGTCTACTTCCCGGCGCTGACCAGCCTGCTGTCACAGAAGGTACGAGAGAGCGAACGTGCCTTCACCTACAGTGCCGTGGGGGCCGGCTCCCAATTTGG GACGCTGGTGACGGGGGCCGTGGGCTCCCTGCTCCTGGACCGGTACGGCTGGCCTAGCGTCTTCTACCTCTCCGGCGGGCTCACCCTGCTGTGGGTGTGTTATGTGCACAG ATCTCATCCTGGCCTTGGGCGTTCTGGTGCGAGGCCTGCGGGTGTCCAGGCGCACCAAAGTTCCCTGGAGACAGCTTTTCCGGAAGCCCTCTGTCTG GGCAGCCATCTCTGCTCAGCTGTCGTCCGCGTGCGCTCTCTTCATCCTCCTCTCCTGGCTGCCGACCTTCTTCAAGGAGACGTTCCCCAGCTCCAAG gGCTGGGTCTTCAACGTGGTGCCCTGGCTGGTGGCCATCCCCGCCGGTCTGTTCAGCGGGTTCCTCTCCGACCATCTCATCAATCAGG gtTACAGAACCATCACTGTTCGGAAGTTCATGCAGGTAGGGAGGTGGAATGCTCCCGGGACCTGCGGGTTGTGACCCCCCCGTCTCCTGACCCAGAAAGCATTcggaggtgccctgggtcagtgCTGGGGGCTGGTTTGGCCGACCTGAGGCCCTTCTCCCAGCTGTGCCCCCCCAGACCCCCGCACACGTCTCTGGGCCTGGGTCGCCCTCATTCCCCTCTGGTCGGACAAGTAGGGGTCTCATACCCGCTGGGCAGGCCTGGGAGGGGCTTTCCCAGTGACCTTGCTCAGTGCGCCCCGGGTGGCCCCGGGAGGAGCCCTGTCGGCAGGCACCAATCCTCTCTCCCGCAGGTGATGGGCCTTGGCCTGTCCAGCGTTTTTGCCCTGTGTTTGGGGCACACCTCGAGCTTCTGCAAATCTGTGGTGTTTGCATCAGCTTCCATCGGCCTGCAGACCTTCAACCACAG TGGCATTTCCGTCAACATCCAGGACCTGGCTCCATCCTGTGCCGGCTTTCTGTTCG GTGTGGCCAACACAGCTGGGGCCTTGGCAG GTGTCGTGGGCGTGTGCTTGGGAGGCTACCTCATCGAGACCACGGGCTCCTGGACGTCCATGTTCAGCCTGGTGGCTGCCATCAGCAGCCTGGGGCTGTGCATCTTTCTGCTGTTTGGAGAGGCCCAGCGGGTGGACCTGAGCCCTACCCACGAGGACCTCTAG
- the SLC17A9 gene encoding solute carrier family 17 member 9 isoform X2, with protein MRAGAAGRWTLTAAGGAQGGDRMCAPPHPPSLCGGRPGATRPKSRAPDGSTAGTDTWPWAALPRVGWRGGRPTWTRCARGRLPPMQPLPPEEARRDGAEDAQWSRPECQAWTGTLLLGTGLLYCARVSVPVCAVSMSQDFGWNKKEAGVVLSSFFWGYCLTQVVGGHLGDRIGGEKVILLSASAWGFITAATPLLARLSSAHLVLMTFSRILTGLLQGVYFPALTSLLSQKVRESERAFTYSAVGAGSQFGTLVTGAVGSLLLDRYGWPSVFYLSGGLTLLWVCYVHRYLLSEKDLILALGVLVRGLRVSRRTKVPWRQLFRKPSVCHLCSAVVRVRSLHPPLLAADLLQGDVPQLQGLGLQRGALAGGHPRRSVQRVPLRPSHQSGLQNHHCSEVHAGDGPWPVQRFCPVFGAHLELLQICGVCISFHRPADLQPQWHFRQHPGPGSILCRLSVRCGQHSWGLGRCRGRVLGRLPHRDHGLLDVHVQPGGCHQQPGAVHLSAVWRGPAGGPEPYPRGPLAASA; from the exons GAATGTGTGCCCCGCCCCACCCGCCCTCCCTCTGCGGTGGCCGTCCGGGGGCGACACGTCCTAAGAGCAGAGCGCCAGACGGAAGCACGGCCGGGACTGACACGTGGCCTTGGGCGGCGCTGCCCCGTGTGGGTTGGAGAGGCGGGCGCCCGACCTGGACGCGCTGCGCCCGCGGACGGCTGCCCCCGATGCAGCCGCTGCCACCGGAGGAGGCCCGCAGGGACGGGGCTGAGGACGCCCAGTGGTCCAG GCCCGAGTGCCAGGCATGGACGGGGACGCTGCTGCTGGGCACGGGCCTGCTGTACTGCGCCCGGGTCAGCGTGCCCGTGTGCGCCGTCTCCATGAGCCAGGACTTCGGCTGGAACAAGAAGGAAGCCGGCGTCGTGCTCAGCAGCTTCTTCTGGGGCTACTGCCTGACTCAGGTGGTGGGCGGCCACCTGGGGGACCG GATCGGGGGTGAGAAGGTCATCCTGCTGTCCGCCTCCGCCTGGGGCTTCATCACTGCCGCCACTCCGCTGCTCGCCCGCCTCAGCAGTGCTCACCTGGTCCTCATGACCTTCTCGCGCATCCTCACGGGCTTGCTCCAAG GGGTCTACTTCCCGGCGCTGACCAGCCTGCTGTCACAGAAGGTACGAGAGAGCGAACGTGCCTTCACCTACAGTGCCGTGGGGGCCGGCTCCCAATTTGG GACGCTGGTGACGGGGGCCGTGGGCTCCCTGCTCCTGGACCGGTACGGCTGGCCTAGCGTCTTCTACCTCTCCGGCGGGCTCACCCTGCTGTGGGTGTGTTATGTGCACAGGTACCTGCTGAGTGAAAAAG ATCTCATCCTGGCCTTGGGCGTTCTGGTGCGAGGCCTGCGGGTGTCCAGGCGCACCAAAGTTCCCTGGAGACAGCTTTTCCGGAAGCCCTCTGTCTG CCATCTCTGCTCAGCTGTCGTCCGCGTGCGCTCTCTTCATCCTCCTCTCCTGGCTGCCGACCTTCTTCAAGGAGACGTTCCCCAGCTCCAAG gGCTGGGTCTTCAACGTGGTGCCCTGGCTGGTGGCCATCCCCGCCGGTCTGTTCAGCGGGTTCCTCTCCGACCATCTCATCAATCAGG gtTACAGAACCATCACTGTTCGGAAGTTCATGCAG GTGATGGGCCTTGGCCTGTCCAGCGTTTTTGCCCTGTGTTTGGGGCACACCTCGAGCTTCTGCAAATCTGTGGTGTTTGCATCAGCTTCCATCGGCCTGCAGACCTTCAACCACAG TGGCATTTCCGTCAACATCCAGGACCTGGCTCCATCCTGTGCCGGCTTTCTGTTCG GTGTGGCCAACACAGCTGGGGCCTTGGCAG GTGTCGTGGGCGTGTGCTTGGGAGGCTACCTCATCGAGACCACGGGCTCCTGGACGTCCATGTTCAGCCTGGTGGCTGCCATCAGCAGCCTGGGGCTGTGCATCTTTCTGCTGTTTGGAGAGGCCCAGCGGGTGGACCTGAGCCCTACCCACGAGGACCTCTAGCCGCCTCAGCCTGA
- the SLC17A9 gene encoding solute carrier family 17 member 9 isoform X4 codes for MRAGAAGRWTLTAAGGAQGGDRMCAPPHPPSLCGGRPGATRPKSRAPDGSTAGTDTWPWAALPRVGWRGGRPTWTRCARGRLPPMQPLPPEEARRDGAEDAQWSRPECQAWTGTLLLGTGLLYCARVSVPVCAVSMSQDFGWNKKEAGVVLSSFFWGYCLTQVVGGHLGDRIGGEKVILLSASAWGFITAATPLLARLSSAHLVLMTFSRILTGLLQGVYFPALTSLLSQKVRESERAFTYSAVGAGSQFGTLVTGAVGSLLLDRYGWPSVFYLSGGLTLLWVCYVHRSHPGLGRSGARPAGVQAHQSSLETAFPEALCLGSHLCSAVVRVRSLHPPLLAADLLQGDVPQLQGLGLQRGALAGGHPRRSVQRVPLRPSHQSGLQNHHCSEVHAGDGPWPVQRFCPVFGAHLELLQICGVCISFHRPADLQPQWHFRQHPGPGSILCRLSVRCGQHSWGLGRCRGRVLGRLPHRDHGLLDVHVQPGGCHQQPGAVHLSAVWRGPAGGPEPYPRGPLAASA; via the exons GAATGTGTGCCCCGCCCCACCCGCCCTCCCTCTGCGGTGGCCGTCCGGGGGCGACACGTCCTAAGAGCAGAGCGCCAGACGGAAGCACGGCCGGGACTGACACGTGGCCTTGGGCGGCGCTGCCCCGTGTGGGTTGGAGAGGCGGGCGCCCGACCTGGACGCGCTGCGCCCGCGGACGGCTGCCCCCGATGCAGCCGCTGCCACCGGAGGAGGCCCGCAGGGACGGGGCTGAGGACGCCCAGTGGTCCAG GCCCGAGTGCCAGGCATGGACGGGGACGCTGCTGCTGGGCACGGGCCTGCTGTACTGCGCCCGGGTCAGCGTGCCCGTGTGCGCCGTCTCCATGAGCCAGGACTTCGGCTGGAACAAGAAGGAAGCCGGCGTCGTGCTCAGCAGCTTCTTCTGGGGCTACTGCCTGACTCAGGTGGTGGGCGGCCACCTGGGGGACCG GATCGGGGGTGAGAAGGTCATCCTGCTGTCCGCCTCCGCCTGGGGCTTCATCACTGCCGCCACTCCGCTGCTCGCCCGCCTCAGCAGTGCTCACCTGGTCCTCATGACCTTCTCGCGCATCCTCACGGGCTTGCTCCAAG GGGTCTACTTCCCGGCGCTGACCAGCCTGCTGTCACAGAAGGTACGAGAGAGCGAACGTGCCTTCACCTACAGTGCCGTGGGGGCCGGCTCCCAATTTGG GACGCTGGTGACGGGGGCCGTGGGCTCCCTGCTCCTGGACCGGTACGGCTGGCCTAGCGTCTTCTACCTCTCCGGCGGGCTCACCCTGCTGTGGGTGTGTTATGTGCACAG ATCTCATCCTGGCCTTGGGCGTTCTGGTGCGAGGCCTGCGGGTGTCCAGGCGCACCAAAGTTCCCTGGAGACAGCTTTTCCGGAAGCCCTCTGTCTG GGCAGCCATCTCTGCTCAGCTGTCGTCCGCGTGCGCTCTCTTCATCCTCCTCTCCTGGCTGCCGACCTTCTTCAAGGAGACGTTCCCCAGCTCCAAG gGCTGGGTCTTCAACGTGGTGCCCTGGCTGGTGGCCATCCCCGCCGGTCTGTTCAGCGGGTTCCTCTCCGACCATCTCATCAATCAGG gtTACAGAACCATCACTGTTCGGAAGTTCATGCAG GTGATGGGCCTTGGCCTGTCCAGCGTTTTTGCCCTGTGTTTGGGGCACACCTCGAGCTTCTGCAAATCTGTGGTGTTTGCATCAGCTTCCATCGGCCTGCAGACCTTCAACCACAG TGGCATTTCCGTCAACATCCAGGACCTGGCTCCATCCTGTGCCGGCTTTCTGTTCG GTGTGGCCAACACAGCTGGGGCCTTGGCAG GTGTCGTGGGCGTGTGCTTGGGAGGCTACCTCATCGAGACCACGGGCTCCTGGACGTCCATGTTCAGCCTGGTGGCTGCCATCAGCAGCCTGGGGCTGTGCATCTTTCTGCTGTTTGGAGAGGCCCAGCGGGTGGACCTGAGCCCTACCCACGAGGACCTCTAGCCGCCTCAGCCTGA
- the SLC17A9 gene encoding solute carrier family 17 member 9 isoform X3, which produces MRAGAAGRWTLTAAGGAQGGDRMCAPPHPPSLCGGRPGATRPKSRAPDGSTAGTDTWPWAALPRVGWRGGRPTWTRCARGRLPPMQPLPPEEARRDGAEDAQWSRPECQAWTGTLLLGTGLLYCARVSVPVCAVSMSQDFGWNKKEAGVVLSSFFWGYCLTQVVGGHLGDRIGGEKVILLSASAWGFITAATPLLARLSSAHLVLMTFSRILTGLLQGVYFPALTSLLSQKVRESERAFTYSAVGAGSQFGTLVTGAVGSLLLDRYGWPSVFYLSGGLTLLWVCYVHRYLLSEKDLILALGVLVRGLRVSRRTKVPWRQLFRKPSVWAAISAQLSSACALFILLSWLPTFFKETFPSSKGWVFNVVPWLVAIPAGLFSGFLSDHLINQGYRTITVRKFMQVMGLGLSSVFALCLGHTSSFCKSVVFASASIGLQTFNHSGISVNIQDLAPSCAGFLFGVANTAGALAGVVGVCLGGYLIETTGSWTSMFSLVAAISSLGLCIFLLFGEAQRVDLSPTHEDL; this is translated from the exons GAATGTGTGCCCCGCCCCACCCGCCCTCCCTCTGCGGTGGCCGTCCGGGGGCGACACGTCCTAAGAGCAGAGCGCCAGACGGAAGCACGGCCGGGACTGACACGTGGCCTTGGGCGGCGCTGCCCCGTGTGGGTTGGAGAGGCGGGCGCCCGACCTGGACGCGCTGCGCCCGCGGACGGCTGCCCCCGATGCAGCCGCTGCCACCGGAGGAGGCCCGCAGGGACGGGGCTGAGGACGCCCAGTGGTCCAG GCCCGAGTGCCAGGCATGGACGGGGACGCTGCTGCTGGGCACGGGCCTGCTGTACTGCGCCCGGGTCAGCGTGCCCGTGTGCGCCGTCTCCATGAGCCAGGACTTCGGCTGGAACAAGAAGGAAGCCGGCGTCGTGCTCAGCAGCTTCTTCTGGGGCTACTGCCTGACTCAGGTGGTGGGCGGCCACCTGGGGGACCG GATCGGGGGTGAGAAGGTCATCCTGCTGTCCGCCTCCGCCTGGGGCTTCATCACTGCCGCCACTCCGCTGCTCGCCCGCCTCAGCAGTGCTCACCTGGTCCTCATGACCTTCTCGCGCATCCTCACGGGCTTGCTCCAAG GGGTCTACTTCCCGGCGCTGACCAGCCTGCTGTCACAGAAGGTACGAGAGAGCGAACGTGCCTTCACCTACAGTGCCGTGGGGGCCGGCTCCCAATTTGG GACGCTGGTGACGGGGGCCGTGGGCTCCCTGCTCCTGGACCGGTACGGCTGGCCTAGCGTCTTCTACCTCTCCGGCGGGCTCACCCTGCTGTGGGTGTGTTATGTGCACAGGTACCTGCTGAGTGAAAAAG ATCTCATCCTGGCCTTGGGCGTTCTGGTGCGAGGCCTGCGGGTGTCCAGGCGCACCAAAGTTCCCTGGAGACAGCTTTTCCGGAAGCCCTCTGTCTG GGCAGCCATCTCTGCTCAGCTGTCGTCCGCGTGCGCTCTCTTCATCCTCCTCTCCTGGCTGCCGACCTTCTTCAAGGAGACGTTCCCCAGCTCCAAG gGCTGGGTCTTCAACGTGGTGCCCTGGCTGGTGGCCATCCCCGCCGGTCTGTTCAGCGGGTTCCTCTCCGACCATCTCATCAATCAGG gtTACAGAACCATCACTGTTCGGAAGTTCATGCAG GTGATGGGCCTTGGCCTGTCCAGCGTTTTTGCCCTGTGTTTGGGGCACACCTCGAGCTTCTGCAAATCTGTGGTGTTTGCATCAGCTTCCATCGGCCTGCAGACCTTCAACCACAG TGGCATTTCCGTCAACATCCAGGACCTGGCTCCATCCTGTGCCGGCTTTCTGTTCG GTGTGGCCAACACAGCTGGGGCCTTGGCAG GTGTCGTGGGCGTGTGCTTGGGAGGCTACCTCATCGAGACCACGGGCTCCTGGACGTCCATGTTCAGCCTGGTGGCTGCCATCAGCAGCCTGGGGCTGTGCATCTTTCTGCTGTTTGGAGAGGCCCAGCGGGTGGACCTGAGCCCTACCCACGAGGACCTCTAG